One window of Hujiaoplasma nucleasis genomic DNA carries:
- the pruA gene encoding L-glutamate gamma-semialdehyde dehydrogenase, giving the protein MAIYSYITEPLTNFENEENRKAYEEGLKVVRGYLGKKYPLIINGERIFTDRFISSLNPSNHKEVIGEIAQAGMEEAKKAMDSALKAFETWKKVDPRVRADVLFKAANILRRRKHEISALMTLEAGKPWNEADADTAEAIDFLEYYGRQMLELTNIDGKILSRRDLERNEYRYIPLGVGAIITPWNFPMAILTGMTSAAVVAGNTVLLKPASTTQVIAYKYIEIMEEAGLPKGVINFIPGKGSETGDFIVKHPKTRFISFTGSRDVGVQIYENAAKVREGQIWLKRVIAEMGGKDAILVDNNIDVDMAAQAIVTSAFGFSGQKCSACSRAIIHEDVYDQVVELIKEKTEKIILGNSEKFENKMGPVNDILAFNKISEYIEIGKKEGKLLTGGQTNNEIGYFIEPTVFVDVDPQARIMQEEIFGPVLAVTKVKSFEEGLEVVNNTEYGLTGACISRNRQHLEKAREDFHVGNLYLNRKCTGAIVGYQPFGGFNMSGTDSKAGGPDYIILHMQGKTISEQF; this is encoded by the coding sequence ATGGCAATTTATAGTTACATTACAGAACCACTAACGAACTTTGAAAACGAAGAAAACAGAAAAGCATATGAAGAAGGACTTAAGGTTGTTAGAGGATATTTAGGAAAAAAATACCCATTAATTATTAACGGTGAACGAATTTTTACTGATCGTTTCATCAGTTCTTTAAACCCATCAAATCATAAAGAAGTGATTGGTGAAATTGCTCAAGCTGGTATGGAAGAAGCAAAAAAAGCTATGGATTCAGCTTTGAAAGCTTTTGAAACTTGGAAGAAAGTTGATCCTAGAGTTAGGGCTGATGTTTTATTTAAGGCTGCGAATATTTTAAGAAGAAGAAAACATGAAATTTCTGCTTTAATGACTTTAGAGGCTGGAAAGCCATGGAATGAAGCTGATGCTGATACTGCTGAAGCTATTGACTTCTTAGAATATTATGGACGCCAAATGTTAGAATTAACTAATATTGATGGGAAAATTTTAAGTCGTAGAGACTTAGAAAGAAATGAATATCGTTATATTCCATTAGGTGTAGGCGCAATTATTACGCCTTGGAACTTCCCAATGGCGATTTTAACTGGTATGACTTCTGCAGCAGTCGTTGCTGGTAATACTGTATTGTTAAAACCTGCTTCAACAACCCAAGTTATTGCTTATAAATATATTGAAATTATGGAAGAAGCTGGCTTACCTAAAGGGGTGATTAATTTTATACCTGGTAAGGGTTCTGAAACTGGTGACTTCATTGTAAAACATCCTAAAACAAGATTTATCTCTTTTACAGGATCTAGAGATGTGGGCGTTCAAATTTATGAAAATGCAGCCAAAGTGAGAGAAGGTCAAATTTGGTTAAAAAGAGTTATTGCTGAAATGGGTGGGAAAGATGCTATTTTAGTTGATAACAATATTGATGTTGATATGGCTGCTCAAGCTATTGTAACTTCAGCGTTTGGTTTCTCAGGTCAAAAGTGTTCAGCTTGTTCAAGAGCCATTATACATGAAGATGTCTATGATCAAGTAGTTGAACTAATTAAAGAAAAAACTGAGAAAATTATTCTTGGAAATTCTGAAAAATTTGAAAATAAAATGGGTCCAGTAAATGATATATTAGCCTTTAACAAAATTTCAGAGTATATAGAAATAGGTAAAAAAGAGGGTAAATTATTGACTGGTGGACAAACAAATAATGAAATAGGTTACTTTATTGAACCGACTGTTTTTGTGGATGTAGATCCTCAAGCAAGAATCATGCAAGAAGAAATCTTTGGACCAGTCTTGGCAGTAACAAAAGTTAAATCTTTTGAAGAAGGTTTAGAGGTAGTCAATAATACTGAATATGGTTTAACGGGAGCTTGTATTTCAAGGAATCGACAACATTTAGAAAAAGCTAGAGAAGATTTCCATGTAGGCAATTTATATTTAAATAGAAAATGTACAGGTGCTATCGTTGGTTATCAACCTTTTGGTGGCTTTAATATGTCAGGCACAGATTCAAAAGCTGGTGGACCAGACTACATTATTTTACATATGCAAGGAAAAACTATTTCTGAACAATTTTAA
- a CDS encoding NAD(P)/FAD-dependent oxidoreductase, translating into MKTKAYIVIIGAGISGLSIAYNLAKKGVKDIIVVDKSHFLAGATARCGAGVRQQWATELNCILAKKSIEFFSHANETLNYHRDIEFKQGGYLILSSSIAEDEQFAKNVKLQNSLGIPTRHLSKEEALEIVPHLNPNSFTSATFCHTDGHVNPFLMSEAYYLAAQKLGVDFFFFNEVKEIILEEGLIQKVITDKVEIDTHKVVNAAGGYSQEIGQMVGLDIPVYSENHEILVTERTKDMLGPMVMSFSKNIYCQQVPHGSILMGRNNPKALHNHDISSSWRFLDEMAKTVNHILPEVAKQRVIRTWGGSYNISPDFQPIISDTQVSNFFIACGFSGHGFMFAPITGELLSQIILGEELEAYAKDLHISRFDNMENIDREHSVV; encoded by the coding sequence ATGAAGACTAAGGCTTATATAGTGATTATAGGAGCTGGTATAAGCGGTTTAAGTATCGCTTATAATCTAGCAAAAAAAGGTGTTAAAGATATCATTGTAGTCGATAAAAGTCATTTTTTAGCTGGGGCTACAGCTCGCTGTGGTGCAGGTGTTAGACAACAATGGGCAACTGAATTAAATTGTATCTTAGCTAAAAAATCAATTGAGTTCTTTTCTCATGCCAATGAGACATTAAATTATCATAGAGATATCGAATTTAAACAAGGTGGATACTTAATTCTTTCAAGTTCAATAGCAGAAGATGAACAATTTGCAAAAAATGTAAAGCTTCAAAATTCTTTAGGAATACCTACAAGGCATTTAAGTAAGGAAGAGGCTTTAGAAATCGTACCTCATTTAAATCCTAATAGTTTTACAAGTGCAACTTTTTGTCATACTGATGGCCACGTTAATCCATTTTTAATGAGTGAAGCATATTATTTAGCTGCTCAAAAACTAGGGGTAGATTTTTTCTTTTTTAATGAAGTTAAAGAGATTATTTTAGAAGAAGGTTTGATTCAAAAGGTTATCACTGATAAAGTGGAGATAGATACCCATAAAGTTGTTAATGCAGCCGGAGGTTATTCACAAGAAATTGGACAAATGGTAGGCTTAGATATTCCAGTCTATTCTGAAAACCATGAAATTTTAGTGACTGAAAGAACTAAGGATATGTTGGGACCCATGGTGATGAGTTTTTCTAAAAATATCTATTGCCAACAAGTACCTCATGGTTCTATCTTGATGGGAAGAAATAATCCTAAAGCTTTACATAATCATGATATATCAAGTTCATGGAGATTTTTAGATGAAATGGCTAAAACTGTGAACCATATATTACCTGAGGTTGCTAAACAAAGAGTCATCAGAACATGGGGCGGATCTTATAATATATCACCTGATTTCCAACCTATTATTTCTGATACACAAGTCAGTAATTTCTTTATTGCTTGCGGTTTCTCAGGACATGGATTTATGTTTGCGCCGATTACGGGAGAACTATTATCCCAGATTATTTTGGGTGAAGAATTAGAAGCTTATGCTAAAGATTTACATATTAGTCGTTTTGATAATATGGAGAATATAGATAGAGAACATTCAGTTGTTTAA
- a CDS encoding (2Fe-2S)-binding protein, which yields MSKKDIIICRCEDVSLQDIHDALELGYRDFESLKRILRIGMGPCQGQTCSHLVKNEIAKYNKVHPETVKIHKTRPLVSGVVLKDIAENQDED from the coding sequence ATGAGTAAAAAAGATATCATTATTTGTCGTTGTGAGGATGTATCATTACAAGATATCCATGATGCTTTAGAACTTGGTTATAGGGATTTTGAATCTTTAAAAAGAATATTAAGAATAGGCATGGGACCTTGTCAGGGTCAAACCTGTTCTCATCTTGTTAAAAATGAAATAGCGAAATACAATAAAGTACATCCTGAAACAGTCAAAATACATAAAACAAGACCCCTTGTTTCTGGTGTTGTTTTAAAAGATATTGCGGAGAATCAAGATGAAGACTAA
- a CDS encoding 4Fe-4S binding protein produces MIEKTAVASKEMVRSRFPKDKDVLFRPKAIIECYKEIPCNPCETSCPFHAITIGEDINAIPQIDFDKCTGCGICVHSCPGLAIMVAMIKNGKAYFKVPYELLPIPLVGERWLAVNRNGDVISDCKIEQVMPGRKSTNTTTVVTVSLEQPYLYDFVTIRRPGDE; encoded by the coding sequence ATGATTGAAAAAACTGCAGTTGCTAGTAAGGAAATGGTAAGATCTAGATTTCCTAAAGATAAAGATGTTTTATTCAGACCTAAGGCTATTATTGAGTGTTATAAAGAAATTCCATGTAATCCATGTGAGACAAGTTGTCCCTTCCACGCCATTACCATTGGTGAAGATATTAATGCTATTCCCCAAATAGATTTTGATAAGTGTACAGGTTGTGGTATATGTGTGCATTCTTGTCCTGGGTTAGCTATTATGGTAGCTATGATTAAAAATGGAAAAGCTTACTTTAAAGTGCCTTATGAGTTATTGCCAATTCCTCTTGTTGGAGAAAGATGGTTGGCTGTCAATCGAAATGGTGATGTTATTAGTGATTGTAAAATTGAACAGGTGATGCCAGGAAGAAAATCAACCAATACAACAACTGTGGTTACAGTTTCTTTGGAACAGCCTTACTTATATGACTTTGTGACAATTAGGAGGCCAGGCGATGAGTAA
- a CDS encoding NAD(P)/FAD-dependent oxidoreductase — MIKRDLVIVGGGPAGLSAAKVALDAGMSVTLIERFNQLGGQLIKQTHKFFGSQLQYAKTRGFDIARILIDDLKGYDDQLEILLDATCVGFYPDKVLTVYQYGKYMKYLGGSVIIATGASEKVLAFENNDLPGIYGAGAIQTLMNIYGIKPGKEVVMVGSGNIGLIVSYQLIQAGVKVKALVEAASTIGGYLVHASKLKRLGVGFLMNTTVKKAIGKDHLEKVVTVKLDDRWQEIPGSESEIDADVLCISVGLSPLHQLLSMAGAHMLDVSELGGLVPKKTCDYETSIDHVYACGDVTGIEEASSAMVEGRICGLMAANHLGFKHPEAQSLEDDLNNQLCVLRQGPCGEKIRCGLKKVGEIYD; from the coding sequence ATGATTAAACGTGATTTAGTAATAGTTGGTGGAGGCCCTGCAGGTTTATCAGCAGCTAAAGTCGCTTTAGATGCTGGTATGTCAGTGACATTGATTGAAAGGTTCAATCAATTGGGTGGTCAATTAATAAAGCAAACTCATAAATTTTTTGGTTCGCAATTGCAGTATGCAAAAACTAGAGGTTTTGATATTGCTAGGATTTTGATTGATGATTTAAAAGGTTATGATGATCAATTAGAAATTTTGTTGGATGCAACTTGTGTTGGTTTTTATCCTGATAAAGTTTTAACAGTTTACCAATATGGCAAATATATGAAGTATCTTGGTGGATCTGTGATTATTGCTACAGGGGCTAGTGAAAAAGTGTTGGCTTTTGAAAATAATGATTTACCAGGTATATATGGGGCTGGTGCTATACAAACCTTAATGAATATTTATGGTATCAAGCCAGGTAAAGAAGTGGTCATGGTGGGTAGTGGAAACATTGGCTTAATAGTCTCTTATCAGTTGATTCAAGCTGGTGTGAAAGTCAAGGCTTTAGTTGAAGCAGCATCTACCATTGGTGGTTATTTGGTCCATGCTTCAAAATTAAAGCGTTTGGGTGTTGGTTTTTTAATGAATACCACGGTTAAGAAGGCTATTGGTAAAGATCATTTAGAAAAAGTAGTGACAGTTAAATTAGATGATCGATGGCAAGAAATACCTGGTTCTGAATCAGAGATAGATGCGGATGTTTTATGTATTTCAGTTGGCTTAAGTCCTTTACATCAATTACTTTCTATGGCTGGGGCACATATGTTGGATGTAAGTGAACTTGGTGGTTTGGTGCCGAAGAAAACTTGTGATTATGAAACAAGTATCGACCATGTTTATGCATGTGGTGATGTAACTGGTATAGAAGAAGCATCTTCAGCCATGGTTGAAGGAAGAATTTGTGGTTTAATGGCTGCTAATCATTTGGGGTTTAAACATCCAGAAGCTCAAAGTTTAGAAGATGATTTAAATAATCAATTATGTGTCTTAAGACAAGGTCCTTGTGGAGAAAAAATAAGATGTGGATTAAAAAAAGTAGGTGAAATCTATGATTGA
- a CDS encoding (2Fe-2S)-binding protein, with protein MIKLKTVRGEALMRIKEHPILKFDYQNEIHFTYNNQAMIGYEGDTIAAALYDNGIRHFSNSVVHDRPRGLYCAIGNCGSCYMRVNGVDNVKTCMTLLEENMVVESEVSVASND; from the coding sequence ATGATAAAATTAAAAACTGTAAGAGGTGAGGCATTGATGAGAATAAAAGAACATCCTATTTTGAAATTTGATTATCAAAATGAAATTCATTTCACTTATAATAATCAAGCCATGATTGGCTATGAGGGTGATACCATAGCCGCTGCTTTATATGATAATGGCATTAGACATTTTTCGAATTCTGTGGTTCATGATAGACCTAGAGGATTATATTGTGCCATTGGAAATTGTGGGTCATGTTATATGAGAGTCAACGGTGTAGATAATGTTAAAACTTGTATGACATTATTAGAAGAAAACATGGTTGTTGAGTCAGAAGTGAGTGTGGCAAGCAATGATTAA
- the pdxR gene encoding MocR-like pyridoxine biosynthesis transcription factor PdxR, giving the protein MMITFYFGDTKDMPMYEQLYKYLKEAIENNELHADEKLPSKRKLAAHLKISQTTIETAYMQLLAEGYIRSVPKVGYFVLSHLVFPKKRKVKETIKKKEVVTYAYDFKTNMVDADDFPYQKYAKIEREIILDKLSKSINKMDYFGLYSFREKIADILFAYRGIEAAPEQIVIGSGSEHLISLLVLLLGRDKLILTEDPSYIKNYLLYKEYGARVDVCDLDDQGMSIDQLKSLSADVIHITPAHQYPTGIITPISRRIELLDWVNENDHRYIVEDDYDSEFRFTGNPIPALKVLDEFDKVIYMNSFSKSISPSIRVSFMVLPRKLVKRYQESFSYFSCSVPITTQLALQAFIESNEFEKHLNRMKNIYKNKRDTLIKFLNLHFGHRISIKGSDAGLHFLVEIKTDLKEDQLIELAKKQSIRVYGLGEYYIKRIKRYPYPILIFGYSHLKLEDIENACVYLRQAWKEI; this is encoded by the coding sequence ATGATGATAACATTTTATTTTGGTGATACAAAAGATATGCCTATGTATGAACAACTGTATAAGTATTTAAAAGAAGCCATTGAGAATAATGAGTTACATGCTGATGAGAAGTTACCTTCAAAAAGAAAATTGGCTGCTCATTTAAAAATTTCTCAAACAACGATTGAAACTGCCTATATGCAATTGTTGGCTGAGGGTTATATTCGTTCTGTGCCTAAAGTTGGATATTTTGTTTTAAGTCATTTGGTTTTTCCCAAGAAAAGAAAAGTGAAAGAAACCATTAAGAAAAAAGAAGTAGTTACTTATGCTTATGACTTTAAAACCAATATGGTTGACGCGGATGACTTTCCCTACCAAAAGTATGCGAAAATTGAGAGAGAGATTATTCTAGATAAGTTATCAAAATCCATTAATAAAATGGATTATTTTGGTTTGTATTCTTTTAGAGAAAAAATCGCAGATATTTTATTTGCTTATCGAGGGATTGAGGCAGCCCCTGAACAAATAGTTATTGGTAGTGGTTCTGAACATTTGATTTCTTTATTGGTTTTACTTTTAGGTAGGGACAAACTGATACTGACTGAAGATCCTTCATATATAAAAAATTATTTATTATATAAAGAATATGGTGCTAGAGTTGATGTTTGTGATCTAGATGACCAAGGAATGTCTATTGATCAATTGAAGAGTTTATCTGCGGATGTCATCCATATTACCCCAGCACATCAATATCCTACAGGCATTATTACGCCTATTTCTAGAAGAATAGAGTTATTGGATTGGGTCAATGAAAATGATCATAGATATATTGTCGAAGACGACTATGATTCAGAATTTCGTTTTACAGGCAATCCTATACCTGCCTTAAAAGTCTTGGATGAGTTTGATAAGGTTATCTATATGAATTCATTTTCTAAGTCTATTTCTCCTAGTATTAGGGTTTCTTTTATGGTTTTACCTAGAAAGTTGGTTAAGCGATACCAAGAATCTTTTTCATATTTTTCTTGTTCTGTGCCTATCACGACTCAACTGGCACTACAAGCCTTTATTGAGTCAAATGAATTTGAAAAACATTTAAATCGAATGAAGAATATCTATAAGAATAAAAGAGATACTTTAATTAAGTTTTTAAACCTACATTTTGGTCATCGAATAAGCATTAAAGGTTCAGATGCTGGTTTGCATTTTTTAGTAGAAATAAAAACTGATTTAAAGGAAGATCAATTGATAGAACTAGCAAAAAAACAATCAATAAGGGTCTATGGATTAGGAGAATACTATATCAAGAGAATAAAAAGATATCCATATCCTATTTTAATATTTGGATACTCACATCTTAAATTAGAGGATATTGAAAATGCTTGTGTTTATTTAAGGCAAGCTTGGAAAGAAATTTAA
- the pdxS gene encoding pyridoxal 5'-phosphate synthase lyase subunit PdxS encodes MNKRYELNKELAQMLKGGVIMDVTNAEQAKIAEEAGACAVMALERIPADIRAAGGVSRMSDPRLIKEIQAAVTIPVMAKVRIGHFVEAQILEALEIDYIDESEVLSPADDTYHIDKTKFKAPFVCGAKDLGEALRRIEEGASMIRTKGEPGTGDVIQAVIHMRKIQAEMRRMTSLSDDELYNEAKNLKVSYDLLKYVKDHGKLPVVNFAAGGVATPADAALMMQLGAEGVFVGSGIFKSGNPAKRANAIVKAVTNFDNPKILAELSEDLGEAMVGINEEEINLLMRQRGE; translated from the coding sequence ATGAATAAACGTTATGAATTAAATAAAGAATTAGCCCAAATGCTAAAAGGTGGCGTTATTATGGACGTTACCAATGCTGAACAAGCTAAAATCGCTGAAGAAGCTGGAGCTTGTGCAGTTATGGCTTTAGAAAGAATTCCCGCTGATATTAGAGCTGCTGGTGGTGTATCTAGAATGAGTGACCCTAGATTAATTAAAGAAATTCAAGCTGCAGTGACAATTCCTGTTATGGCTAAAGTTAGAATTGGACATTTTGTAGAAGCACAAATCTTAGAAGCCTTAGAGATCGATTATATCGATGAATCAGAAGTTTTATCACCAGCTGATGATACTTATCATATTGATAAAACAAAATTCAAAGCCCCATTTGTATGTGGTGCTAAAGACTTAGGTGAAGCCTTAAGACGTATTGAAGAAGGTGCTTCAATGATTAGAACTAAGGGTGAACCTGGTACTGGAGACGTTATTCAAGCTGTCATTCATATGAGAAAAATTCAAGCAGAAATGAGAAGAATGACTTCATTATCTGATGATGAACTATATAATGAAGCTAAAAACTTAAAAGTATCATATGATTTACTTAAATATGTTAAAGACCATGGCAAATTACCAGTCGTTAACTTCGCAGCTGGTGGTGTTGCTACACCTGCAGACGCTGCATTGATGATGCAATTAGGCGCTGAAGGCGTATTTGTAGGTTCTGGTATTTTCAAATCTGGAAACCCAGCAAAACGTGCTAATGCAATTGTAAAAGCTGTTACTAACTTTGACAACCCTAAAATTTTAGCCGAACTTTCTGAAGACCTTGGCGAAGCCATGGTAGGAATCAACGAAGAAGAAATTAATTTATTAATGAGACAAAGAGGCGAATAA
- the pdxT gene encoding pyridoxal 5'-phosphate synthase glutaminase subunit PdxT — MIIGVLALQGAFIEHQKMLETLGVETFQIRNKDHLLKAMDGIVLPGGESTTMFKILKDQDMVDTLKEMIHSGLPTFGTCAGLLLLAKQVENYKSNYLQTMDIEAKKNAYGRQLSSFMTHAEFNGQKDVPFVFIRAPYIVQANKDVEVLAVVNDKIVAARQNNQLATAFHPELTDNLIVHEYFVNMIKNRK, encoded by the coding sequence ATGATCATTGGTGTGCTTGCTCTACAAGGTGCTTTCATCGAACACCAAAAAATGCTAGAAACTCTAGGTGTAGAGACTTTTCAAATAAGAAACAAAGATCACTTATTAAAAGCTATGGATGGTATCGTCTTACCTGGTGGCGAATCAACAACCATGTTTAAAATATTAAAAGACCAAGACATGGTTGATACTTTAAAAGAGATGATTCATTCAGGTTTACCTACTTTTGGTACTTGTGCTGGTTTATTACTATTAGCCAAACAAGTAGAAAATTATAAAAGTAATTACTTGCAAACCATGGATATAGAAGCCAAAAAGAATGCTTATGGTCGCCAATTAAGTTCTTTTATGACCCATGCTGAATTTAATGGTCAAAAAGATGTACCTTTCGTATTTATTAGGGCACCATACATTGTCCAAGCCAATAAAGATGTTGAAGTCTTAGCTGTTGTCAATGATAAAATCGTAGCTGCTAGACAAAACAACCAACTAGCTACAGCATTTCATCCTGAGTTAACAGATAATTTAATCGTTCATGAATACTTTGTAAACATGATAAAAAATAGGAAGTAG
- the alr gene encoding alanine racemase, whose protein sequence is MFDRVKVVVNLNHLWHNYTLLKSIHHDKRVMAVVKADAYGHGGVQVAHFLESKGCDFFAVTDLLEAIELREAGIKSDILIFGKTLPENIKKVSEYDLIQTVDSYDYAYQLNQQNLKIKIHIIIDTGMSRFGIYHHRQEDLSSAKAEVIQILNLKNMINQGIYSHFACADEDNENFTNGQFNQFKSLVEAIENEGYSLGLKHVSNSASIIKYKDRTFDMVRTGIAMYGYPPIKTKLKFLPVMSVFARVIALRNLQAGDGVSYGQTYQINDHRRIASIAIGYADGYPRFFSNNDIFIFKGHSLPVVGRVCMGVTMVDVTGLSINIGDQVEVFGIHKSLESMAVKMDTITYELLTNMSKKRLLFEYIYE, encoded by the coding sequence AAAAGCATCCATCATGATAAACGTGTTATGGCAGTTGTTAAGGCTGATGCTTATGGTCATGGTGGAGTTCAAGTCGCTCATTTTCTTGAATCTAAGGGCTGTGATTTTTTCGCAGTGACAGATTTACTAGAAGCTATAGAACTAAGAGAGGCTGGTATAAAATCTGACATTTTGATTTTTGGTAAAACTTTACCTGAAAACATAAAAAAAGTATCAGAATATGATCTCATACAAACGGTCGATTCTTATGATTATGCATATCAGCTCAACCAACAAAATTTAAAGATTAAAATCCATATCATTATAGATACTGGAATGAGTCGATTTGGTATATACCATCATCGTCAAGAAGATTTGTCATCGGCTAAAGCCGAAGTCATTCAAATTCTAAATCTTAAAAATATGATTAATCAAGGTATTTATTCTCATTTTGCTTGTGCTGATGAGGACAATGAAAACTTTACTAATGGCCAATTTAATCAATTTAAGTCTTTGGTTGAAGCAATTGAAAATGAAGGTTATTCACTAGGATTAAAGCATGTGTCAAATAGTGCAAGTATCATTAAGTACAAGGATAGAACCTTTGATATGGTGAGAACGGGAATAGCCATGTATGGCTATCCTCCGATAAAGACAAAATTAAAGTTTTTACCTGTTATGTCAGTTTTCGCTAGGGTAATTGCCCTAAGAAACCTACAAGCTGGAGATGGTGTATCTTATGGTCAAACCTATCAAATCAATGACCATAGAAGAATTGCGTCTATTGCTATTGGTTATGCAGATGGCTATCCAAGATTTTTTTCTAACAATGATATATTTATTTTTAAAGGTCATTCATTACCTGTTGTTGGTAGGGTTTGTATGGGTGTCACCATGGTCGATGTTACAGGTCTAAGTATCAATATAGGTGATCAAGTTGAAGTTTTTGGTATCCATAAATCTTTAGAATCTATGGCAGTTAAAATGGATACAATTACTTATGAACTATTAACTAATATGTCGAAAAAAAGGTTATTATTTGAGTATATATATGAATAA